In Streptomyces sp. SLBN-118, the following are encoded in one genomic region:
- a CDS encoding selina-4(15),7(11)-diene synthase has product MGPELTVPPIYSPIPPAIHPSHPAIDAQTTAWAQAIGIGSDELRSRLVQHDIGTFAARVLPDGREAVVGILSDFVLWLFGVDDGYCEEGELGRRPGELMAALQRLLRVAQNPEVPMLLDDPIAGGLRDLRRRISEHGTVGQAALWVNALREYFSTVVWEAEHRRADSVPDLNDYTLMRLADGATTVVLPLLEIGHRYELQPQERDQKSVRAAAEMASFIITWDNDIFSHSKESRSPGYYLNVIRVLEHQYGLTPGQALDLAISQRDRVMRLFMRVQERLLPAASPQLRQYLHNLGTFIRGAQDWGTSSVRYTTPGDPANLPTVFRETPTDPSDDPVDIPAIAWWWDLDILRTYTHFADRTQPA; this is encoded by the coding sequence GTGGGACCGGAGCTGACAGTTCCGCCGATCTACTCTCCGATACCGCCGGCCATACACCCGAGCCATCCGGCCATCGACGCCCAGACCACCGCCTGGGCCCAGGCCATCGGTATCGGATCCGACGAGCTGCGCAGCCGGCTCGTCCAGCACGACATCGGAACCTTCGCCGCGCGGGTCCTGCCCGACGGACGCGAGGCCGTGGTCGGCATCCTGTCGGACTTCGTACTGTGGCTGTTCGGTGTGGACGACGGGTACTGCGAGGAAGGCGAACTGGGCCGTCGGCCCGGCGAGTTGATGGCCGCACTCCAGCGGCTGCTGCGTGTCGCGCAGAACCCGGAAGTGCCCATGCTGCTGGACGACCCGATCGCCGGCGGGCTGCGTGACCTCCGGCGCAGAATCTCCGAGCACGGCACCGTGGGTCAGGCGGCTCTCTGGGTCAACGCGCTGCGCGAATACTTCTCCACGGTTGTGTGGGAGGCGGAGCATCGCCGCGCGGACTCCGTACCCGACCTGAACGACTACACCCTGATGCGCCTCGCGGACGGCGCGACGACTGTCGTGCTGCCGTTGCTGGAGATTGGCCACCGCTACGAACTCCAGCCGCAGGAGAGGGACCAGAAATCCGTGCGCGCGGCGGCCGAGATGGCCTCGTTCATCATCACGTGGGACAACGACATCTTTTCCCACAGCAAGGAGAGCCGGAGCCCCGGCTACTACCTGAACGTGATCCGGGTGCTGGAGCACCAGTACGGGCTCACCCCCGGCCAGGCCCTCGATCTCGCGATCTCCCAACGGGACCGGGTGATGCGTCTGTTCATGCGCGTGCAGGAACGTCTGCTTCCGGCGGCGAGCCCGCAGCTGCGGCAGTATCTCCACAATCTGGGCACGTTCATACGGGGCGCCCAGGACTGGGGCACGAGTTCCGTGCGCTACACCACTCCCGGCGATCCGGCGAACCTTCCCACCGTATTCCGCGAGACCCCCACGGATCCCAGTGACGATCCGGTGGACATCCCAGCCATCGCCTGGTGGTGGGACCTGGACATTCTCCGGACGTACACGCACTTCGCGGACCGTACGCAGCCGGCCTGA